The proteins below are encoded in one region of Streptomyces sp. NBC_00490:
- a CDS encoding phosphotransferase family protein, with protein sequence MTATRKFLTRDDLAPLARTALGPHRTLVGVTRLRGGSKKGVYRLALDDGSTAVAYVWSADEDYWDSGPSDLRDPFSAGSSLDVFTAAHDRLVAAGVRTPRLLHADATHTHVPADVAIMEDITGGSLEEALERDPVAARASMERLADELALLHAHEGRDLGKVVVVDNGGDSQSGSCARRITEGALRDIAATAVRDTRIAAVADRLTARIGELAAAVRPRDRHTLIHGELGPDHVLLDSDGRPALIDIEGLMYFDVEWEHVFLRIRFGPRYDALRVPGLDEDRLRLYRLAMHLSLVAGPLRLLDGDFPNSGPMRAIAESNLLRVLELVEA encoded by the coding sequence ATGACCGCGACCCGGAAGTTCCTCACGCGCGACGACCTCGCACCGCTCGCCCGCACCGCCCTGGGCCCCCACCGCACCCTGGTCGGCGTGACCCGGCTGCGCGGCGGCTCGAAGAAGGGCGTCTACCGGCTCGCCCTCGACGACGGGAGCACGGCGGTCGCCTACGTCTGGTCGGCCGACGAGGACTACTGGGACTCCGGCCCCTCCGACCTGCGCGACCCCTTCTCGGCGGGTTCGAGCCTCGACGTGTTCACGGCCGCGCACGACCGCCTCGTCGCGGCCGGCGTCCGTACCCCCCGTCTCCTGCATGCCGACGCCACGCACACCCACGTGCCCGCGGACGTGGCGATCATGGAGGACATCACGGGCGGCAGCCTGGAGGAGGCCCTGGAGAGGGACCCGGTCGCGGCACGCGCCTCGATGGAGCGGCTGGCCGACGAGCTCGCGCTCCTGCACGCGCACGAGGGCCGGGACCTCGGGAAGGTCGTGGTCGTCGACAACGGCGGTGACTCGCAGTCGGGTTCCTGCGCGCGGCGGATCACCGAGGGCGCGCTGCGCGACATCGCCGCCACCGCCGTACGCGATACCCGGATCGCCGCCGTGGCGGACCGGCTGACGGCCAGGATCGGGGAGTTGGCAGCCGCCGTCCGTCCGCGCGACCGCCACACCCTGATCCACGGTGAACTCGGCCCCGACCACGTCCTGCTGGACAGTGACGGCCGTCCCGCCCTCATCGACATCGAAGGGCTCATGTACTTCGACGTGGAGTGGGAGCACGTCTTCCTGCGGATCCGCTTCGGGCCGCGCTACGACGCGCTGCGCGTCCCCGGCCTGGACGAGGACCGGCTGCGCCTCTACCGGCTCGCCATGCATCTGTCCCTGGTGGCGGGCCCGCTCCGGCTCCTGGACGGTGACTTCCCAAACTCTGGTCCCATGCGGGCCATCGCCGAGTCAAATCTCTTGCGTGTGCTGGAACTCGTGGAAGCATGA
- a CDS encoding succinate dehydrogenase/fumarate reductase iron-sulfur subunit, with the protein MSSYKARFKVWRGDVQGGGLKDFTVEVNDGEVVLDIIHRLQATQAPDLAVRWNCKAGKCGSCSAEINGRPRLLCMTRMSVFTREETITVTPLRAFPVVRDLVTDVGFNYEKAREVPAFVPPADLGPGEYRMMQEDVDRSQEFRKCIECFLCQDTCHVVRDHEENKPAFAGPRFLMRVAELDMHPLDAAEESGLDRKKTAQDEHGLGYCNITKCCTEVCPEGIKITDNALIPLKERAVDRKYDPLVWLGSKIRRRPS; encoded by the coding sequence GTGAGCAGCTACAAGGCCCGCTTCAAGGTGTGGCGCGGCGATGTGCAGGGCGGCGGCCTCAAGGACTTCACGGTCGAGGTCAACGACGGCGAAGTGGTCCTGGACATCATCCACCGCCTCCAGGCCACCCAGGCCCCCGACCTCGCCGTCCGCTGGAACTGCAAGGCGGGCAAGTGCGGTTCGTGCTCGGCGGAGATCAACGGCCGGCCGCGGCTGCTGTGCATGACCCGGATGTCGGTCTTCACCCGGGAGGAGACGATCACCGTCACTCCCCTGCGCGCCTTCCCGGTCGTCCGCGACCTGGTCACGGACGTCGGCTTCAACTACGAGAAGGCGCGGGAGGTCCCGGCGTTCGTGCCGCCGGCGGATCTGGGTCCCGGCGAGTACCGGATGATGCAGGAGGACGTGGACCGTTCGCAGGAGTTCCGCAAGTGCATCGAGTGCTTCCTGTGCCAGGACACCTGCCATGTGGTCCGTGACCACGAGGAGAACAAGCCGGCGTTCGCCGGGCCCCGCTTCCTGATGCGGGTCGCCGAGCTGGACATGCATCCGCTGGACGCGGCGGAGGAGAGCGGTCTGGACCGCAAGAAGACGGCCCAGGACGAGCACGGTCTCGGCTACTGCAACATCACCAAGTGCTGCACGGAGGTCTGCCCCGAGGGCATCAAGATCACGGACAACGCGCTGATCCCGCTGAAGGAGCGGGCGGTGGACCGCAAGTACGACCCGCTGGTGTGGCTGGGGTCGAAGATCAGGAGGAGGCCCTCGTAG